From the genome of Gemmatimonas phototrophica, one region includes:
- a CDS encoding PDZ domain-containing protein, whose protein sequence is MVLYGLRPRGVAGYLVVAVGAVSLGAALAPCRAQGMQEREVRIMRAPGGVTIMRGGPANRAVLGVMLGEGSAADTAGVKLESVDANSPAAKAGLKAGDVITAINGVSLKVAREDAEDLALTGLAQRRLQRVMAKAKPGDEVTLQVRSGASNRTVTVKAVAPDELNGENERVVERVITRGPDGQITERRTGAPRGMVGVSIGGAGNKRDTLGLFINSVVSGGPAEKAGIVEGERIAAVNGVDVRVPREDTDDEQAAAARVDRFVREVRKVEPGKTLSLRVYSGGRYREVTVTAAAATDLPQEGMQIRMGDGEFRVRAPRAPMPPASPRQPRIFEFNSDGPRARIRVDGEALELDGLHLEEMMETMGRTLRERIRGMELELREAPGRSGVVRRTGGRAAAI, encoded by the coding sequence ATGGTTCTGTATGGTCTTCGTCCGCGCGGGGTCGCGGGCTATCTGGTCGTGGCGGTTGGCGCGGTATCGCTGGGTGCGGCGCTTGCGCCGTGCCGTGCGCAGGGCATGCAGGAGCGCGAGGTCCGGATCATGCGCGCACCTGGTGGCGTGACCATCATGCGTGGCGGGCCGGCCAATCGTGCCGTGCTCGGCGTGATGCTGGGCGAGGGCTCGGCGGCGGATACGGCTGGCGTGAAGCTGGAGTCTGTGGATGCCAACAGCCCCGCCGCCAAGGCGGGGCTCAAGGCCGGTGATGTGATCACGGCCATCAACGGCGTGAGCCTCAAGGTGGCTCGTGAGGATGCGGAGGATCTGGCCCTGACCGGATTGGCCCAGCGGCGATTGCAGCGGGTCATGGCCAAGGCCAAGCCGGGTGACGAGGTCACGCTGCAGGTGCGGAGCGGCGCCAGCAATCGCACCGTGACCGTGAAAGCTGTCGCGCCGGACGAATTGAACGGCGAAAACGAACGGGTGGTGGAACGGGTCATCACGCGCGGCCCCGATGGGCAGATCACCGAGCGCCGCACGGGTGCCCCGCGCGGCATGGTGGGCGTGAGCATTGGTGGTGCCGGTAATAAGCGCGATACGCTGGGCTTGTTCATCAACAGCGTGGTGAGCGGCGGCCCCGCCGAGAAGGCCGGCATTGTGGAGGGCGAGCGCATCGCGGCCGTGAATGGTGTGGATGTGCGGGTGCCACGTGAGGACACCGACGACGAACAGGCTGCTGCGGCGCGCGTGGATCGGTTCGTCCGTGAGGTCCGGAAAGTAGAGCCCGGCAAGACGCTCTCCCTGCGCGTGTACAGCGGTGGTCGCTACCGCGAGGTCACCGTCACCGCCGCTGCGGCAACGGACCTTCCGCAGGAAGGGATGCAAATTCGCATGGGCGACGGTGAATTCCGCGTGCGGGCTCCGCGCGCGCCCATGCCGCCGGCGTCACCGCGTCAGCCACGGATCTTTGAGTTCAACAGCGACGGCCCGCGCGCCAGGATTCGTGTGGACGGCGAGGCGCTTGAACTGGACGGTCTGCACCTCGAAGAGATGATGGAAACCATGGGACGGACGCTGCGGGAACGCATCCGGGGGATGGAATTGGAGCTACGCGAGGCGCCGGGACGGTCGGGGGTGGTGCGGCGAACGGGAGGGAGGGCGGCCGCGATCTAA
- a CDS encoding hybrid sensor histidine kinase/response regulator, which yields MFIIAVVSLTLQFSTTALLSILGRAPRWRRVRWFGAVTLTAGLYSTVDAFAALRAAESVNTSWSLQFNLVFATLHGAAWLVFTYMGPNGRWDSLPPWVRRITIGGTLVALIASISGEVASAETSMLVVPAFDVNFQRSTLSLLGNMLALVPFGFLALSMYRTWQLRMLGEPGTTAVFIGFTLYLLAGIEEFLVAAGVVQFIFLGDLGYVCVVVPVTLQLFRRFRDDADQLDLLTDHLADEIRRRTDERDRAREQMLEQQRLAALGRLAAGVGHEINNPLQYLQFTLEELRECARGMENADALTMIEQSFEGVDRIKQVVEDLRTYVRPSDIELGPLDLREVVRAALRVGAPQWRQGITITTELEPVPLVLGHEGRLVQVVLNPLVNGMQSMLHANDPKATSMQVRTGTTSRGWAQITITDQGPGFDGDVVSRLGEPYVTTKSLQGGTGLGLFVSRGIVEAHGGTMHFANAPSGGAVVCIELPPLDDERVLPLSTSTAVTAEPPQATTVSLRVLMVEDDEQALRALLRGLEAEQLQATGFTHGADALAWLDQHEVDVVVTDLMMPGMSGWEFAAALAQRHPLLRERLVVLTGGASTSEAQAFVEDATLLVLEKPIGRAELATALRHRARS from the coding sequence ATGTTCATTATCGCCGTCGTCAGCCTTACGCTGCAATTCTCGACGACGGCGTTGCTCTCGATTCTCGGTCGGGCCCCGCGCTGGCGCCGTGTGCGCTGGTTCGGGGCAGTCACGTTGACGGCGGGTCTTTACAGTACGGTCGATGCCTTCGCGGCCCTGCGGGCAGCGGAGTCGGTGAATACCAGTTGGAGTCTGCAGTTCAATCTGGTCTTTGCCACTCTCCACGGAGCGGCGTGGCTGGTGTTCACGTATATGGGGCCCAACGGACGGTGGGATTCGTTGCCGCCGTGGGTTCGCCGCATCACCATAGGGGGAACGCTCGTCGCCCTGATCGCCTCCATCAGCGGCGAGGTTGCCTCGGCGGAAACCTCCATGCTCGTGGTGCCGGCGTTCGATGTGAACTTCCAGCGCAGCACCCTCTCGCTGCTGGGCAATATGCTCGCGCTGGTCCCGTTTGGATTTCTGGCGCTGAGCATGTATCGCACCTGGCAGCTGCGTATGCTGGGTGAGCCGGGGACCACCGCCGTCTTCATCGGTTTTACGCTCTATCTGCTGGCTGGCATCGAAGAATTCCTCGTCGCGGCCGGCGTGGTGCAGTTCATCTTTCTGGGTGACCTCGGCTATGTCTGCGTCGTGGTGCCGGTCACCTTGCAGCTCTTCCGGCGCTTCCGGGATGATGCCGACCAGCTGGATCTGCTCACGGACCATCTGGCAGACGAAATACGCCGGCGCACGGATGAGCGCGATCGCGCGCGTGAGCAGATGCTCGAACAGCAGCGCCTGGCGGCGCTTGGCCGTCTGGCCGCCGGCGTGGGGCACGAAATCAACAACCCGCTGCAGTATCTGCAGTTCACGCTCGAGGAACTGCGGGAGTGCGCGCGCGGGATGGAGAACGCGGACGCCCTCACCATGATCGAGCAGTCGTTTGAGGGGGTCGATCGCATCAAGCAGGTGGTGGAAGACCTGCGTACCTACGTGCGCCCCAGTGACATTGAACTGGGGCCACTCGATCTGCGCGAGGTGGTACGGGCCGCATTACGCGTGGGGGCTCCGCAGTGGCGGCAGGGGATTACGATCACCACCGAACTCGAACCGGTGCCATTGGTGCTGGGACATGAAGGACGATTGGTGCAGGTCGTGCTCAATCCGCTGGTGAACGGCATGCAGAGCATGCTGCATGCGAATGATCCCAAGGCGACGTCCATGCAGGTGCGCACCGGCACGACCTCGCGCGGCTGGGCCCAGATTACGATTACCGATCAGGGCCCCGGCTTTGACGGCGATGTGGTGTCCCGATTGGGGGAGCCCTATGTCACCACGAAGTCGTTGCAGGGGGGCACCGGGCTGGGCCTGTTCGTGTCACGCGGTATTGTGGAAGCGCACGGCGGGACGATGCACTTCGCCAATGCCCCGAGCGGCGGCGCGGTGGTGTGTATTGAGTTGCCGCCCCTCGATGACGAACGCGTGTTGCCGTTGTCAACGAGCACCGCGGTCACCGCCGAGCCACCACAGGCAACCACTGTGTCGCTCCGGGTGCTCATGGTGGAAGACGATGAGCAGGCGCTGCGCGCTCTGCTGCGCGGGCTGGAAGCGGAGCAGCTGCAGGCGACAGGCTTTACGCATGGCGCCGACGCGCTGGCATGGCTTGACCAGCACGAGGTCGATGTGGTGGTCACCGACCTCATGATGCCCGGCATGTCCGGCTGGGAATTCGCTGCTGCCCTCGCGCAGCGGCATCCCTTACTCCGCGAACGCCTCGTGGTACTCACCGGCGGGGCCTCCACCAGTGAAGCCCAAGCCTTCGTCGAAGACGCCACGCTGTTGGTACTCGAGAAGCCCATTGGGCGCGCGGAACTGGCAACAGCATTGAGACATCGCGCGCGCTCTTGA
- the leuS gene encoding leucine--tRNA ligase, whose amino-acid sequence MSEIDAPTPYLPSAVEPKWQARWTERGTNTAKLDAPANPFYALMMFPYPSAEGLHVGNLFAFTGSDISARFHRLLGHDVFQPLGFDAFGIHSENYALKVGAHPMELTPKNVANFTRQLGRAGFMVDWNQKVDTSRPDYYKWTQWVFLQLHKQGLAYKKAAAVNWCPTDKTVLANEQVENGLCERCGTAVEQRFLEQWFFRISEYAPRLLANLDWLDWSHVTRQAQRNWIGKSEGAELTFSIAGHDASVTVFTTRADTIYGATYLVLAPEHPLVGALTSDAQRDAVAQYVDATKKQDLISRKSSKEKTGVFTGAYAVNPATGQNIPVWIADYVLMEYGTGAIMAVPGHDERDFEFAQVFNLPIVRVVAGPDDHADTPLGDSAFTDDEQGRLVNSGEFDGLAVQDAKRTVTTWLEGQQHAKAVTNFRLHDWCISRQRYWGPPIPIIYCDDCGAVPVPESQLPVELPFIPDFKPDDSGISPLARHEEWYRVPCPTCSKPARRETDVSDTFLDSAWYFLRYPSANNSDVPFDAARTQTWLPVNSYIGGNEHAVLHLLYSRFITMVLKDGGFIDFEEPFTRFRAHGMIIREGAKMSKSKGNVINPDVYMEEWGADAFRMYLMFLGPYEEGGDFRDQGISGVRRYLDRLWTSVRDATTEGAPDADVLRKLHRTIKKVGEDTANLAYNTAIAAMMEYLNAVRRSDRVPHRDEVLSLVQLTAAYAPHLAEECWEQLGHIGSVFDAGWPTFDPAMLLDNEVDLVVQVNGKVRGKIRVAVEITQDAAMALALADEGVARFVTSEIKKVIFVPKRLLNIVV is encoded by the coding sequence ATGTCCGAAATCGACGCCCCCACGCCGTACCTCCCGTCTGCCGTTGAGCCCAAGTGGCAGGCGCGCTGGACCGAACGCGGCACCAATACCGCCAAGCTCGACGCGCCCGCAAATCCGTTCTACGCGCTCATGATGTTCCCCTACCCCAGCGCCGAAGGGCTGCATGTGGGGAACCTCTTCGCGTTCACCGGGAGCGACATCTCCGCCCGCTTCCACCGGCTGCTCGGCCACGACGTCTTCCAGCCGCTTGGCTTCGATGCCTTTGGCATTCACTCGGAGAACTACGCGCTCAAGGTGGGGGCCCACCCCATGGAGCTCACGCCCAAGAACGTCGCCAACTTCACGCGACAGCTTGGACGCGCCGGCTTCATGGTGGACTGGAACCAGAAAGTCGATACCTCGCGCCCCGACTACTACAAGTGGACGCAGTGGGTCTTCCTGCAGCTGCACAAGCAGGGACTCGCGTACAAGAAAGCCGCCGCCGTGAACTGGTGCCCCACCGACAAGACGGTGCTCGCCAACGAACAGGTGGAGAACGGACTTTGCGAACGGTGTGGCACGGCGGTGGAGCAGCGCTTCCTCGAGCAGTGGTTCTTCCGCATCTCCGAGTACGCGCCGCGCCTGCTGGCCAACCTCGATTGGCTCGACTGGTCGCACGTGACGCGCCAGGCGCAGCGCAACTGGATTGGCAAGTCGGAAGGCGCCGAGCTCACCTTCAGTATTGCCGGACACGATGCGTCGGTGACGGTGTTTACGACGCGCGCTGATACGATTTACGGCGCCACGTATCTCGTGCTCGCACCAGAGCATCCGCTTGTGGGCGCGCTCACGAGCGATGCGCAGCGCGACGCAGTGGCGCAGTACGTCGATGCCACCAAGAAGCAGGACCTCATTTCGCGCAAGAGCAGCAAGGAGAAGACCGGCGTCTTCACCGGCGCGTACGCCGTGAATCCGGCAACGGGACAGAATATTCCCGTGTGGATTGCCGACTACGTGCTCATGGAGTACGGCACCGGCGCCATCATGGCCGTGCCGGGACACGACGAGCGCGACTTCGAATTCGCGCAGGTATTCAACCTGCCCATCGTGCGTGTCGTGGCGGGTCCCGACGATCACGCCGACACGCCGCTCGGCGACAGCGCCTTCACCGACGATGAGCAGGGCCGGCTGGTGAACTCGGGCGAGTTCGACGGACTCGCGGTGCAGGACGCCAAGCGCACCGTTACCACGTGGCTCGAAGGCCAGCAGCATGCGAAGGCGGTAACGAACTTTCGCCTGCACGACTGGTGCATCTCGCGGCAGCGCTACTGGGGCCCCCCCATTCCCATCATCTACTGCGATGACTGCGGCGCCGTGCCGGTGCCCGAGTCACAGCTGCCGGTGGAATTGCCGTTCATTCCCGACTTCAAGCCGGATGACAGCGGCATCTCGCCGCTCGCCCGTCACGAAGAGTGGTACCGCGTGCCCTGTCCCACCTGCAGCAAGCCGGCCCGCCGCGAAACCGACGTGAGCGATACGTTCCTCGATAGCGCCTGGTACTTCCTGCGCTATCCGAGTGCCAACAACAGTGACGTGCCGTTCGATGCCGCCCGCACCCAGACGTGGCTGCCGGTCAACTCGTACATTGGCGGCAACGAACATGCCGTGCTGCACCTGTTGTACTCGCGCTTCATCACCATGGTGCTGAAGGACGGCGGCTTCATTGATTTCGAAGAGCCGTTCACACGCTTTCGCGCGCACGGCATGATCATCCGTGAAGGCGCGAAGATGTCGAAGTCGAAAGGCAACGTCATCAACCCCGACGTGTACATGGAAGAGTGGGGCGCCGATGCGTTCCGCATGTATCTCATGTTCCTCGGCCCGTACGAGGAAGGCGGCGATTTCCGCGATCAGGGCATCAGTGGCGTGCGTCGCTACCTCGACCGCCTCTGGACGTCTGTGCGTGACGCCACCACCGAGGGTGCCCCCGATGCGGACGTGTTGCGCAAGCTGCATCGCACCATCAAAAAGGTAGGCGAAGACACGGCCAATCTGGCCTACAACACCGCCATCGCCGCCATGATGGAGTATCTCAACGCGGTACGGCGCAGCGACCGGGTGCCGCATCGTGATGAGGTGTTGTCGCTGGTGCAGCTCACCGCCGCGTATGCGCCGCACCTGGCCGAGGAATGCTGGGAGCAGCTCGGGCACATCGGGAGCGTCTTCGACGCCGGCTGGCCCACGTTCGATCCGGCCATGCTGCTGGACAACGAAGTGGACCTCGTGGTGCAGGTCAACGGCAAGGTTCGTGGCAAGATCCGCGTGGCGGTGGAAATTACGCAGGACGCGGCGATGGCTCTCGCCTTGGCTGACGAGGGCGTCGCGCGCTTTGTGACCAGCGAGATCAAGAAGGTGATTTTCGTCCCCAAGCGCTTGTTGAATATCGTCGTGTGA